From Ndongobacter massiliensis:
CTTCCTTTTGAATCGCTCTATTTTTGTCCTCGACCCGGAAGGTAAGGTCACATATGTGCAATACCTGGAGCAGAATACCGAGCACCCGGACTATGACAAAGCATTGGAGGCGGCGCGGGCACTGCTGTAGACCTGACACCCGCTACTATTGAAGGAAACATTGTATAAAAAGCGGTTTGAGCGATTCGAACCGCTTTTTATATAGACAAGCGAAATCTCATAAAAGAAAAACCTCGATTGGCAGCGCTTTTTCCGTACCTATTACCCCCAACGCTCCCGGATATACGCGATATGCGCTAAAACCGCTTTTTTGCAGGCCGCCTCATTCTTTGTTTCGACTGCTCGAATAATGGCGGCGTGTTGGCGACACAGTTCTTCACGCAGCGCCTCATTTCCGGAGGCGACAACTTCTTCCCAGTTGTCGTTGGAAATCGTCGTAATATAGGTGACTGCCATATTATAAACAAAGCTGACAAGCGCGTTCCCCGCGGCATTGGCAATGATCGTGTGAATCCAAATGTCGCAGGCGCTGGCTTCTAAGGGATCCTGCGTGACCCGCATGATTTCCAGCGCATCTTTCAGTTGCCGCAGTTGTTGCGGACGCAGATTATAGATCGCATCCGGCACGACGGCAACCTCAATCATGCGGCGAAAGTCCATGATTTGTTCACAGTCCGTTCCCTGCAAAAACAGAAGCAGGCCAAGCGGCGAGTCCGCTTCCGGCGGCGCCGCCTTGCGCAGGTACGTACCTTCACCGTGTACCGATTCCACAATGCCCATCAGTTCCAAGGCGTAGTAGACTTGATGCACCGCAGAGCGATTGACATCCAATTTTTTTGCGACAAAATGCTCCGAATAAAACTTTTCATCAATGTCAAAACGCCGCGATAGAATATTTTCAATCACATAGGCAAGAATACGCTCTTTCTGGGCCATGGCTTTCCCCGTCTCTGGCATACAAGGCTCCTTTCCCATCGAAAAAGCGGGCGCGCGTTGGAGACGCCCGCCCGCCGTCATACGCTCACGGTTATTCTACCACAGCACCGCGATTCGCGGAGGAAACCATGCGTGCATAGCGCACGAGGTAGCCTTTTTGTACCTTCGGCGCCGGCGCTTTCCATTTCGCCAAACGCGCCTGAATTTCTTCATCACTGCAATCCAGATGAATCCGGCGATTCGGAATATCGATCTCAATGATATCGCCCTCTTCAATAATGGCAAACGGACCGCCTTCCATGGCTTCCGGAGAAACGTGACCGACGGCCGCGCCGCGCGTTGCCCCCGAGAAACGACCATCGGTAATCAGTGCCACATCGTGATCGAGGTGCATTCCGACAATCGCCGACGTGGGCGTCAGCATTTCACGCATGCCGGGGCCGCCCTTGGGTCCTTCGTATTTGATGACCACAACATCCCCGTGTTCGACTTCGCCGTTGAAAATGCCCGCCGTAGCCTCTTCCATGCTCGTATATACTTTCGCTTTGCCGCGATGGTGCATCATCTCCGGACGCACTGCCGCCGATTTGACGACACAACCGCCCGGGGCAATGTTGCCTTTCAACACGGCGAGACCGCCCTCTTTTCCGAACGGATCGTCAATCGGACGAATGACGCTCGCATCGGTCGATTCCGCATGTGCAATATTTTCCGCAATGGTCTTGCCATTGACGTTGATCTGTTTCGTATCCAACAGATCTCTTTTCGCCAGTTCGTGCATAATTGCCGGAACACCGCCCGCCAGATACAAGTCAAACATAAACTTGTCGCCCGACGGACTGATGTGACACAGATTTGGCGTCTTTCGAGAAATCTCATCAAACTTTTCCAGCGGCAGGTCAAAGCCGCACTCGTGGGCAATTGCCGGCAGATGCAAGGTCGTATTCGTCGATCCTGCAATGGCCATATCGACGACGATGGCGTTCGTAAAGGAAGCTTCCGTCACAATGTCCAGCGGACAAAGGTTTTCGCGCACCAACTCGACCGCCCGCTCTCCCGCTGTCCGCGCCAACGCCAGACGCGCTCCATAGTAGGAAGGAATCGTGCCATTGTACGGCAACGCCAAGCCGAGCACTTCCGAGAGGCAGTTCATACTGTTTGCCGTAAACATCCCGGCACAGGAGCCGCAGGAAGGACACGCCGAATGCGCGTATTCTTCCATCTGTTCCTCTGTCTTTTCTCCCAATTTATACGCCGCCGTCTGTTCGATGCAGGTGCTGTAGTCCGCGGTTTCCTTGTGAAAGTGCCCGGTTGCCATCGGTCCGCCACTGACAACAATCGACGGAATATTCAAGCGGCACGCCGCCATCATCATGCCCGGAACGATCTTGTCGCAATTCGGAATCAGCACGAGCCCGTCCAACCCATGCGCCAAGGCCATCGATTCAATGCTGTCCGCGATGAGTTCGCGCGATGCCAGCGGATAATGCATGCCTGTATGGCTCATGGCGATGCCGTCACAAATTGCAATCGCCGGAAATTCCACCGGAATGCCGCCGCCTGCCGCAACGCCCAATTTTGCTGCCTCCGCCAAACTGCGGAGGTGAAAATGACCCGGAACGATTTCATTAAAAGAATTGACGACACCGATCAGCGGCTTTTTGCCGATGTCTTTTTCCAACTTGCCCGTCGCATAGAGCAACGCGCGCGCTTCAATGCGCTCCGGACCCGCATATACTTTTTTACTCTTTAGATCCATCGTTTCCTCCTATACTATAAGAATATGCCCAACACCAGCACCAACACGCAGCCTGCAAAGCCGGTGATGGCAGAAGTTGCCGTCCAGGCGCGAATCCCCGTGCGCACATCCATATCGGAAAAGCGCGTCACGACCCAGAAGTACGAATCATTGATAAACGAGGCAATCATACCGCCAGTGCAAATCGCCAATGTGGTCAGCAGTGGAGAAATGCCCAGTCCATCGATCATCGGGGCCAAAATTGACGCCGTCGTGATAACAGATACCGTGCCGGAGCCCTGTGCAATCTTCAACAGCGCTGCCATCAGCATCGGTAGCAAAATTGCAGGAAACCCGGATTGTGCAATGCCGTTGGCAATGTAATCGCCGATGCCCGAGACGCGCAGCACCGAACCCAATGCACCGCCTGCACCGGTAATGCAGAGAATCAAGCCCGCATCCGCTAAGGAACTTTCCAGCGTCTTGACCACCGTCTCACGATCTTCTTTGCGCGCCAATCCGTAGATAGAAATAAGCACACCGAACAGCACCGCAACGATCGGGTTACCAATCAGCATAACGACATCGTTCGTCGCGCCCATGGCATCGCCCACGGTTTTCATTAAAATCAACACCACGGGAACGAGCACCGGCGCAAAAGACATCACGCCGCTCGGAAGCGACTCCGCATCAGACAAAAATGACTTGGCCTCCGCCGTCGACTCCGGAATAATCGTCGGACACTTGCTTGCAAGAAATTTTGCCGAAGCAACGCCGACAAAGACTAAAATCAAGCCGAGCAGCGCACCCCAGAGAATCAGCGAACCCACATCAACACCTAACAATCCCGCCACGCCGAGGGGACCCGGTGTCGGCGGAACCAAGTAGTGCGTTATGTACAAACCGATTCCCAAGCTGCAACCCAACGCCACCAGCGATTTTTTCGTCTCGCGCGAAAATTCCTTTGATAATTCCGAAAGAATAACAAAGCCGGAATCACAGAAGACCGGAATGGAAATCAGATAGCCGGATAGGGCCAACACCAATTCCGCACGTTCTTCCCCAACGATTTTCAGAATGACCACCGCCATTTTTTTCGCTGCACCGGTGACTTCCAAAATTTTTCCCATCATCACGCCTAAACCGATAATAATGCCAATACTGGACAGCGTAGAGCCGAATCCATCTGAAACTGCCTTTGCCACGTCCCCCGGCGCCATTTGCGCGATCAAGCCGGTTACAATTGCGGCAATCAACAACGCGGGAAATGCTTGCACTTTCGTTTTCAAAATCAAGAAAATGACCAGTGCAATTCCCAGAACCAGAGCTAAAACCTTTTCCATACAATTCTCCTTTCTTACGGCATACCCGTATATTTTTATTATAATTCCATCGGAATTCGTTTTCAATCTTGTGCACAAGTAAGGCAACGGAAAAGGTGTTTACTGCAGTACATCCATCTTTTACAAAAAGAAGCGGCTCTCGCCGCTTCGCTACTCCATCACAAAAGGTGCAAACCAGTCGTTCACCAGCGACAATGTCCCCTCCGAATCCGGCAAATAGTAGCTGACCCCGTCGATATACTCCGGCGTACCGGGCAAAGTGGCAAACGAGATGTCTTCTGCCTTCATTTGAGAAAGCGCCCACACATTTCCCAGATTCTCCAACGCGGATAAATTTGTGTGTACATTGTCCAGACCTGCTTTAAGAATCAACGGATAGCGCAGTACATTGCCGGGCGCCAGCACCTGTGAAAGTGCCGTCTTCAGAAATGCCTGTTGCGCGGCAACGCGCCCCAGATCTCCCTCGGGATAACTGTCGCGGTGGCGCAAATAGCCAATTGCCTCGTTTCCGTTAAAGTGACGCCGTCCTGCCGTAATGGGTTCTTCGCTCCAATCAAAGGCAACGCCTTCCGGCACCTCATACTCTACGCCGCCCGCCGCATCAATAACGGCGGCGACCAGATCATATGTCGCTTCAATGTAGTAATCCACGTCAACGCCGAGAAACAAGCGAACGGTTTGCAGCGTTTCTTCCATTCCCCCATACGCATGCGCGTGATTGATCTTGTCCAGACTGCCCTCCACATAACAGCGCGTATCGCGCGGAATGGACAATACATAGGTCATATGATCGCGTGCGTCAATGCGCACCAACATGATCGTATCCGTGCGTGTGGGTTCTTTCGGATCATTAGTCGTATCGATGCCGACCAAGAGAAATAACAGATCGCCTTTTGGATCGCGCAACGTATTGCCCAGGTCCTGATCGACGACGAGATTTTCTTTCTTCGTCTGTTCCCATTGAAACAGGTATACAGCGCAAACAATAAAAATGACCAATAAAAGCAGAAGAATGCCTATAAGCAATCGTCTGAAAAAATGACGCCTTTTCATGAAGTTGTCCTCTCGGTTGAATTTTCTTCCGCAATCTTCAGAATCCGTTGCATCCGGTGATTGACGCCGGACTTGCCGATCGGCGGTGACAGCATTGCGCCCAGTTCGCGCAGATTGCTGTCCGGATTTTTCAGTCGAATGTAGCACAATTCTGCTAAATTTTCCGGCAATTGTTCAATGCCGATCGTGCGACAAATCACTTGAATCGCTTCAATCTGTCGAAATGAGGCCGAAATGGACTTGTCCATATTCGCTGTCTCTGCATTCACGCGCCGATTGATGTCGTTGCGCAGATCCTTCATTGCCTTGACATCTTCCAAACGGAGCATGGCCCCGGTGGCGCCGATGGCAACTAAAAAATCTGCGATGGCCTCCGAGTCTTTTATGTAGACAACGCAAACCCCTTTGCGCTCCATTTCACTCGCCCGGATGCCGTTTTTTTCAAGAATTCGATGCAGGAGCCAGACATCCTGTACATGCGGCGTGACAATTTCTAGGTGATACGATTTGCTCGGATCGACAATGGAACCGCCGCCCAAAAAGGCACCGCGTAAAAACGCACAGCCGTTTTCTTGCGATTGCAGTCGACCGAAAATGCGCTCTTTTGGCTGTGTGTACGCACCGAACTCATTCAGAGCGCTTTGCGAAAGAAATCGGTCCACCACCTCGCCCGAAAGCACCGTGCTGTAAAGAGGAGCTTGGCGCAGCTGCGCATTTTTTCGCGACGCGATGGACAATTCCACTCCGTACAATGCGCGCGCTAAATCGGTAACCCGTGCGATCACTTCGCGGTTTTCCGACGAAAAAGAAATCGAAACCTGTGACCCGCGAAATCGCACCGCTGCATTCATGCGCGACAGGGCGGAAAGCTCCAATAAGGCCTCAATTTTGGAGTCGATCTTTCGCTTGCAAAGTTCTTTTTTGGTATCAAAGGAAAAGGACATACGCCACCTGTTGCCGGATTATCTACTTGACCGTTTCATTCCGTTATTTTCCTGAACGACCGCCGGCTCTTCCCTCTTTTTTTCCACCCCGTTGGATGGCACGAAAGGCGTTGCGCACCATATTGCGTTCGGATTCATGGCGTAAAAGCACTGCCGCCTTGCGCCACGGCAAAAAGACCGCTTCACAAAATCCTTCTTCTTTCTGTGGGCGCAGTCGTCCTTTTTTCTCGGTCATATGGTAGTAGTGC
This genomic window contains:
- a CDS encoding FadR/GntR family transcriptional regulator, with translation MPETGKAMAQKERILAYVIENILSRRFDIDEKFYSEHFVAKKLDVNRSAVHQVYYALELMGIVESVHGEGTYLRKAAPPEADSPLGLLLFLQGTDCEQIMDFRRMIEVAVVPDAIYNLRPQQLRQLKDALEIMRVTQDPLEASACDIWIHTIIANAAGNALVSFVYNMAVTYITTISNDNWEEVVASGNEALREELCRQHAAIIRAVETKNEAACKKAVLAHIAYIRERWG
- the ilvD gene encoding dihydroxy-acid dehydratase → MDLKSKKVYAGPERIEARALLYATGKLEKDIGKKPLIGVVNSFNEIVPGHFHLRSLAEAAKLGVAAGGGIPVEFPAIAICDGIAMSHTGMHYPLASRELIADSIESMALAHGLDGLVLIPNCDKIVPGMMMAACRLNIPSIVVSGGPMATGHFHKETADYSTCIEQTAAYKLGEKTEEQMEEYAHSACPSCGSCAGMFTANSMNCLSEVLGLALPYNGTIPSYYGARLALARTAGERAVELVRENLCPLDIVTEASFTNAIVVDMAIAGSTNTTLHLPAIAHECGFDLPLEKFDEISRKTPNLCHISPSGDKFMFDLYLAGGVPAIMHELAKRDLLDTKQINVNGKTIAENIAHAESTDASVIRPIDDPFGKEGGLAVLKGNIAPGGCVVKSAAVRPEMMHHRGKAKVYTSMEEATAGIFNGEVEHGDVVVIKYEGPKGGPGMREMLTPTSAIVGMHLDHDVALITDGRFSGATRGAAVGHVSPEAMEGGPFAIIEEGDIIEIDIPNRRIHLDCSDEEIQARLAKWKAPAPKVQKGYLVRYARMVSSANRGAVVE
- a CDS encoding GntP family permease, with product MEKVLALVLGIALVIFLILKTKVQAFPALLIAAIVTGLIAQMAPGDVAKAVSDGFGSTLSSIGIIIGLGVMMGKILEVTGAAKKMAVVILKIVGEERAELVLALSGYLISIPVFCDSGFVILSELSKEFSRETKKSLVALGCSLGIGLYITHYLVPPTPGPLGVAGLLGVDVGSLILWGALLGLILVFVGVASAKFLASKCPTIIPESTAEAKSFLSDAESLPSGVMSFAPVLVPVVLILMKTVGDAMGATNDVVMLIGNPIVAVLFGVLISIYGLARKEDRETVVKTLESSLADAGLILCITGAGGALGSVLRVSGIGDYIANGIAQSGFPAILLPMLMAALLKIAQGSGTVSVITTASILAPMIDGLGISPLLTTLAICTGGMIASFINDSYFWVVTRFSDMDVRTGIRAWTATSAITGFAGCVLVLVLGIFL
- a CDS encoding LCP family protein — encoded protein: MKRRHFFRRLLIGILLLLLVIFIVCAVYLFQWEQTKKENLVVDQDLGNTLRDPKGDLLFLLVGIDTTNDPKEPTRTDTIMLVRIDARDHMTYVLSIPRDTRCYVEGSLDKINHAHAYGGMEETLQTVRLFLGVDVDYYIEATYDLVAAVIDAAGGVEYEVPEGVAFDWSEEPITAGRRHFNGNEAIGYLRHRDSYPEGDLGRVAAQQAFLKTALSQVLAPGNVLRYPLILKAGLDNVHTNLSALENLGNVWALSQMKAEDISFATLPGTPEYIDGVSYYLPDSEGTLSLVNDWFAPFVME
- the whiA gene encoding DNA-binding protein WhiA, with amino-acid sequence MSFSFDTKKELCKRKIDSKIEALLELSALSRMNAAVRFRGSQVSISFSSENREVIARVTDLARALYGVELSIASRKNAQLRQAPLYSTVLSGEVVDRFLSQSALNEFGAYTQPKERIFGRLQSQENGCAFLRGAFLGGGSIVDPSKSYHLEIVTPHVQDVWLLHRILEKNGIRASEMERKGVCVVYIKDSEAIADFLVAIGATGAMLRLEDVKAMKDLRNDINRRVNAETANMDKSISASFRQIEAIQVICRTIGIEQLPENLAELCYIRLKNPDSNLRELGAMLSPPIGKSGVNHRMQRILKIAEENSTERTTS